TTGTTATTAAACTCATATTTACTATAACTCCAGGCTCAATATGTGATTAATCAGTTGAAGTTGTCATTTGGTTGAACTGGTAAAATCTTCATTTCTCCCTGAATTGGCCTTCGGCATAGCTGCTGGCCCTGCCTCTCTTGAAGAATTTCCGTATATCCATCTAACGTTAGTCCTTAGCTAGCCTATAGTTTAGAAATTAAGGATAACACAATGACATTGTGATCAACACAATGTCACATTTTCTACACATGACCAACTGAATTGAGTATGATTGAGTATTGAGTATGACAATATATGTACATGATGTTACGTAATCTGTCTCATTTATAGCATGGCACAGATAgcaaaactacattaaatacaacgttaattAGATATCATATTAGATACCACATAATTTATGTCAAATTTAAAAGACACCGTTAACGTTACTGTCTGTTACACTGTAATTTACAGACAGCCTCACATAAAAACGTATTGGTTAACAAAGCCTTGATTATGACCAAAGTCTATAGTGGTCTAGCGACGTCCCTGTTTTGTATAAACCCACTGTTTACATGAATCGCGCAAAGTTGCCTGTTTTAGTCATGTCTTTGGTCACGTTTGAGTCGTTCAAACAAAACACTCCAATTATGGCTGATAATAGAGCCTCACACAATGGAGGAGATGGCTGCAGGATGAGATTGGTGAAGAGCAACTGCAGAAACTTGCAGTCAAAACGTGTTATCCCTGTAACGCAATAAGGCGGTGACCGACTTGACAAAAGTGATCTGCTCGAACGCGTCCATTCTGTATTATGACAAGTGACCTGTCTTGAAAAACCGGAGCGTTTGAAAATTGCGGGTGGAGCAACACGGATGTCAAgagactatactatactgacttcGCCTTTCCGCTCTGGTTTCCGAGATTATTACAAATATCGACGAACTTATTTACAGCCATAATAGGCTTTGAAATAGTCTTCACTAACAACTATTTGGATGAAAACCGGAACGTAAGCCTACAGTTAAATTCGTTTTGAATGTATGGATTCTGTCGTGACTTTGGTTGTTTACACTGTCAAGACATATCGTTAATTTCTGAGCTGCTGTAAAATATAATACAATGTTAACGTGTACCCTAACATGATGTAAAATAGGTTTCTCATCGGAAAAATCTACAGAATTTGACAAGTTCCTATGGTTGAAGACAAATTTATATCGGATAAAAAAATGATTTATCTCAGGAATTAAAGATTATACAGTATTACGTAATCAACCTTTTGGCATAACTTGTCTAAACTTTAAAGTAGGCCAATCAGGCCTGTTTTCATTATTCTCATGTCAAAAcatgatttgatttattttaccttaTTTTTCTATATTTCAGGTAAAATTAATGCATGTGTGAAGCAGCTAGTGAAGATGTGTCTCCATGGTATCTTCATTGTTACCCTGTTGACCCTCTCTATTCCTGCTGTCCATGGTGGGAAAGTCCTGGTGTTTCCTCAAGACGGCAGCCACTGGATCAACATGAAGGTCATTATTGAAGCGCTGCATTCAAGAGGtcacagtgtgtcagtagtgcgGCCATCAGACAGCTGGTACATCAAGGAAACCTCCCCTCACTACAGTTCAATCACAATTGATATTCCAGGTGGAGCTGATGAGGAATTCTTTAGCTCATTTGTGTCAAGACaaatacagatacagagagagggaaagtctGCTTGGACTCGTTTTAGTTTGGACATGGAGTTGAAGGACAGATTTTCTGAAATGCACCGCAAAGTGTGTGAGATGGTAATCCAAATGTTAGAGAATGAACCGTTGATGCAGTCTATTAGAGAAACCAAGTATGACTTGGTTCTGACAGACCCAGCCAATGGGGGAGGTGTTGTGCTGGCGCACTATTTAAATGTGCCCCTTGTTTTCAATGTTAGATGGACTATACATGGTGAGGCTCATTTTGCTATTGCTCCCTCTCCGCTATCGTATGTTCCATTTCCTGTTGCAGAGTTAACAGACAATATGAGTTTTTTTCAGAGGGTCCGTAACTTCCTAGTTTATGTCATCAGGCAGCATCTGTACAAACAGACAGTGGGGCCTCATTATTCCACTTTGGTTAGTCGTTACTTTGGTCCTGAGGTCGACTACTTCTCATTGTTTCAAGCTGCTGATTTATGGCTCATGAGAGTTGACTTTGTGTTTGAGTTCCCTCGTCCCACCATGCCTAATGTTATCTATATGGGAGGGTTCCAATGTAAACCTGCCAAGCCTCTTCCCCAAGACCTGGAGGAGTTTGTTCATAGTTCAGGGGAACATGGAGTCATTATCATGTCTTTGGGAACTTTAATTGGACAACTTCCACATGATATAGCTGATGAGATAGCTGCTGCTTTTTCCCACCTGCCTCAGAAGGTAATCTGGAGGTACAAAGGAGACAGACCAGCTACTCTGGGCAACAACACCTTACTAGTTGACTGGATGCCTCAGAATGATCTTTTAGGACACCCTAAGACAAGGCTGTTTGTAGCTCATGGAGGAACAAATGGTATTTTCGAGGCTATCTACCACAGTGTTCCAATAGTAGGCCTTCCTCTGGTGTTCGACCAACCTGACAATCTTTCTCGAATGAAAGTGAAGGGTGTAGCAAAGGTTGTGGATTTAGCAACTCTAGATAGAAACATTTTCACCCGAGCCTTACAGGAAGTTCTGAATGAGCCGTCCTACAGGATGAACATGCAGAGACTCTCCAGGCTACACCGGGACGTGCCAATGGGACCCCTGGACACTGCCCTCTTCTGGATTGAGTTTGTCATGAGACACAAAGGTGCTGCTCACCTGCGTACAGAGTCCTACAGAATGCCCTGGTACTCCTACCACTCTGTAGATGTAATGGTGTTTTTACTGACTGTTGTGTTATTTACTCTGCTGGTTTTCATTGGCATTATCAGATGTTTCTGTTGCAGGGCATGtttgaaaataaaaattaaaGAGGAATGATTATGGATTTCATCTGTACAGAGAGTGGTACATACAGAGTGTGGTACATACAATATCTGTACAGAGTGTGGTACATACTTGTTTTCTCACTAATTTTACTTTTTGTTCACGTGACAaatacagttgaaattggaagtttacacacacctaagtcaagtacatttaaactcagtttttcccaattcctgacatttaatcctcgtaaaaattccctgtcttaggtcagttaggatcactactttatttcaagaatttgaaatgacagaataatagtacagagaattGTTCATTTcggcttttacttctttcatcacattcccagtcggtcagaagtttacatgtatttggtagcattgcctttaaattgtgtaacttggatcaaatgtttcaggtagccttccacaagcccattcctcctgacagagctggtgtaactgagtcaggtttgtaggcctccttgctcgcacatgctttttgagttctgcccacaaatcttctataggattgaggtcagggctttgtgatggccactccaataccttgactttgttgtccttaatccattttgccacaactttggaagtatgcttggggtcattgtccatttggaagacccatttgcgaccaagctttaacttcctgactgatgtcttgagatgttgcttcaatatatccacataattttgcctcctcgtgatgccatctatgttgtgaaatgcaccagtccttcctgcagcaaagcacccccacaacatgatgctgccacccctgtcagttgggatggttttcttcggcttgcaagcatccccctttttcctccaaacataacgattgtcattatggccaaacggttctatttttgtacgatctttgtcctcatgtgcagttgcaaaccgtagtctgtctttttttatggcggttttggagcagtggcttcttccttgctgagtggcctttcaggatatgtcgatataggactcgctttactgtggatataggtacttttgtacccgtttcctccagcatcttcacaaggtcctttgctgttgttctgggattgatttgcactttttgcaccaaagcatgttcatctctaggagacagaatgcgtctccttcctgagaggtatgactgctgcgtggtcccatggtgtttatacttgcatactattgtttgtatagatgaacatggtaccttcgagcgtttggaaattgctcccaaagatgaaccagtcttgtggaggtctaccatttttattctgaggtcttggctgaggcacggagtttgaaggtaggccttgaaaaacatccacaggtacacctccaaatgacgtcaatcagaagcttctaaagccatgacataattttctggaattttccaagctgtttaaacgcacagtcaacttagtgtatgtaaacgtctgacccactggaattgtgatacagtgaattataagtgacataatctgtttgtaaacaattgttggaaaaatgacttgtgtcatgcacaaagtagatgtcctaacagacttgccaaaactatagtttgataagacatttgtggagtggttgaaaaaccacttttaatgactccaacctaagtgtatgtaaacttccgacttcaactgtacatatggcatttatgtgtgtatatatatatatatatatatatatatatatacggtatTGTTGACAGATGTTTTATCTATTTGCTTTTTGAAGATTTTGCTAGATTAACAACTGCACATTAACTGTTCAGCCCATTTAAGGAATGTCCAAATATTTAAAATGTATGCTGTTATAGTTGTGTGTAGCTGCTTTCTTTGTGTGTAATCGTTAAACTGATGTAGATGTTTATTCTCCAGAAGACCGGTAAGGAGCTCTAACTTTTAATAAAGTTATCATGCATCTTAGATGTTTGGCAAAAACACTTTGTCCCTCATTGGTTTCTCTATTGTGGAGGTAATTTCAAAAGAACAAACAACTTTCAGTCTGTCATTATCCAGACTAACGACAACATCATTCTTCAGTCATTCAAGAAGCATTGATATTTCAGAGGTAATATGATCCTGTGAGATCTGAGGAGGAATGTGAAGGGCTTTTCATACTGATGCTTATAAAATTACAGCATTGAACTACAATACAAAAGCCAACCAAGGCGGTCTGCATAGAGCAGAAAGAAGTCTGACTTTTCTCTACAGGACTCTGGTTGGAAGCCTCACTTAGTTTTTGCTTCACTTAGAAAAACACAgagtatatccccccccccccccccccccccccccccctttgcc
The genomic region above belongs to Oncorhynchus mykiss isolate Arlee chromosome 6, USDA_OmykA_1.1, whole genome shotgun sequence and contains:
- the LOC118936302 gene encoding UDP-glucuronosyltransferase 2C1-like codes for the protein MCLHGIFIVTLLTLSIPAVHGGKVLVFPQDGSHWINMKVIIEALHSRGHSVSVVRPSDSWYIKETSPHYSSITIDIPGGADEEFFSSFVSRQIQIQREGKSAWTRFSLDMELKDRFSEMHRKVCEMVIQMLENEPLMQSIRETKYDLVLTDPANGGGVVLAHYLNVPLVFNVRWTIHGEAHFAIAPSPLSYVPFPVAELTDNMSFFQRVRNFLVYVIRQHLYKQTVGPHYSTLVSRYFGPEVDYFSLFQAADLWLMRVDFVFEFPRPTMPNVIYMGGFQCKPAKPLPQDLEEFVHSSGEHGVIIMSLGTLIGQLPHDIADEIAAAFSHLPQKVIWRYKGDRPATLGNNTLLVDWMPQNDLLGHPKTRLFVAHGGTNGIFEAIYHSVPIVGLPLVFDQPDNLSRMKVKGVAKVVDLATLDRNIFTRALQEVLNEPSYRMNMQRLSRLHRDVPMGPLDTALFWIEFVMRHKGAAHLRTESYRMPWYSYHSVDVMVFLLTVVLFTLLVFIGIIRCFCCRACLKIKIKEE